Proteins encoded in a region of the Gigantopelta aegis isolate Gae_Host chromosome 13, Gae_host_genome, whole genome shotgun sequence genome:
- the LOC121387837 gene encoding uncharacterized protein LOC121387837 produces the protein MLATQIENGERFLLCDRPKRSRSDSTKHYDFNGSGPRCLELQDVIRVTKQYEDSDGGMNCSLCGKLYKSRVCFIKHIWEHTVYWDLFDGSKNQDRVLSIQAALILHSGHVGVAIGNNKTLSNLLVTTPASPEKKILSPERKAHSAHRQRHSMLFKPERRTLKTSSLKRKRSD, from the exons ATGCTGGCAACACAGATCGAGAATGGAGAAAGATTTCTTTTGTGCGACAGACCGAAAAGATCGCGATCGGACAGTACGAAACATTACGATTTTAACGGGAGCGGTCCGAGGTGTCTCGAACTTCAAGATGTGATTCGAGTAACAAAACAGTACGAAGATTCAGACGGCGGAATGAACTGCAGTTTATGTG GCAAGCTTTACAAGAGCAGAGTGTGTTTCATCAAACATATCTGGGAACACACCGTGTACTGGGACCTGTTCGATGGATCCAAAAACCAAGACCGAGTTTTGTCTATCCAGGCAGCCTTGATTCTACACAGTGGCCATGTTGGCGTTGCCATTGGCAACAACAAGACTTTATCCAATCTGCTTGTAACGACACCTGCTAGTCCCGAAAAGAAGATTCTGTCACCAGAACGAAAAGCTCACTCCGCTCACAGACAGAGACATTCGATGTTGTTTAAACCAGAAAGGCGGACCCTGAAAACATCGTCACTAAAACGCAAACGATCGgactga